The following DNA comes from Rhea pennata isolate bPtePen1 chromosome 7, bPtePen1.pri, whole genome shotgun sequence.
ccggagcCAGAGACAGCGGCGGATTAGCGTGTTTGTTTGTTTACGGCCATTAGCGCGGGGCCGGCTCCAGCACTCGGCACCCGCGAGACTAATGGAGCAATTAGCAGCCCTGCGGCTGATAGCATCGCCCCGAGCGAggcctcccggcgcggccgcgtGCTACCGGGCCGCCCGCACCGCGGGGGGGTAGGGGGGGTCGGCCGGCAGCCTCGCCTGGCGACGCGATGTGCGCGGTCGCTGCAGGGCAGCTCCCCCCTCTGCGGTCGGGGGGGCTCTTGGCTCCGCCGCAGCATCCGCAGGGCGAGCTCCATCCATTACTATAATCCCCTGTCTAAACAGAGCGCAGGAGCGGCCGGGACAACAAGGCCCCGCTGTAAACAGAGCTCAGGGGACGCCGCTaatgatataaataaaataaccattAATAGCCCGCTGACCCCGGCCCAGTCAGCTTGGGAAAGCCCCCGAATCGCATCTCCGGGCTGACACCCACCGGCAGGTACCGGGCTTGCGTCCTCCCCTGGGTCCCGCAAGCTGCCCCGCACCGCTGCCCTGTACGGAACTtgccccgtcccgtcccgttCATCCCCCCACCGCCCTGGCACCGGCGGGGACCGAGCAACGGCCCTGGGCCCGCTTCCCCCGACACCCGCGCCGGGAAGTCGCCGCTCCCACGCAGCCAAGAGGCCCCGGGACCGCCGGCGCCGCGAGACTGGCCCGATGCCCCCCGGCTCCCGAAGGGGCCGAGGCCGGCAAGCCAGGAAGGCATTGGCTGGGGCACTGCTCCGGGGGTGAGGGTAGGAGATGAGGCGTCCTCAGAAAAGATGTGGGGCGACGCGGGGGTATGCGCACTCGAGTCGAGGCCCGGCTGAGACACACTCTCTCCGCCCGCGGGCCGTGGTCCATCGAGCACTTCCCTGCGGCGGGCACGGGGGACCGGAGCCTGCTCCAGGCCGGCCCAGCGGCTGTGGGGAAGCGGGCCCCGGCGGGACAGCCAGCGCCGCCGAGCCGATCCAGGGAGCCATCTCCACCCGCCGGGCTCCTACGGTCTCCCGGCCGCGCCTGGCGCTGGGCCCCGGCCGGGTTccagctgaaggcagcagcGAACAGGCTCCAGGTGAGCCCAAGGGGACAACGAGCGTGGGCAGCCCCGGCCGGGCTCAGGGCCGAGCCCCGGTACGGTCCTGCAGCGCCTAGGGGAGGCTCGGGCAGGCGTGTGCCCGGGCCCGCTAATCCTCGCGATCCCCGGAGCAGCGCGGCCCTAGGGTCGGAAagacccgccgccgccgccgtcccgctcccgcgggccccgcgcccgggAACGGAGGCTCCCGCCGCTGCTCGCCCCGCCGCAGGCACCGGCGCCAGGGTCTCCCGGGGAGCCAGGCCCCGTGCAAaggccccgccgcccgcagcgccgccggggCTCCCCGGCTCACACGTCCCGGCAACCATCGGCCGGGCTAGTCCGAGTCGAGCCGAGCCAAGCCGAGCCGAGAGCGGGGCCTTGCAACGGCTTGAGTGGGGCCTGGCCTGCGGGCGGGCGTCACGCCGATAAAGCACTAATCGTTATCGCGGGCAGCGAGGAAGCGcagggcggccccgcgccccggcgaGCCGAGGAGGGCCGGTCCGCTTTCCCAGCCACCGAGGCCCGCCGCCGGGATCGGGCGGGCTccagccggcggcggccgggcgcgcagCGGCGAGCAGGGAGCGACCCGCCGCGATTCAGCGCGACGGGTTTGCGGCGGCGCAGCCGGGAGCGATCCGGCGCCCCGGTGCGCGCCAAGGCCCCAGTGCGGGGGGAGGAAAGCGGCCCCGCCGCAGAGAACGGGAACCGGCGCCGCAGCCGGATCGCGGGCGCCTGAGCTCTGAGCTGCGGCGAAGTGCGCGGGACCGAGCCCCGGCCgtggccgcggccggccggTAATTGGTTTTCTCCGGGGCGAGTGGAGCGGCGGGGTTCGGGCGAAACAAGAACCCCGACGGAGCTGGTAAAtggcggagccgccgcccggTACCGACCCGAGAGAGGCGCCCGGGAaggccccgcgctgccgcgaTCCCGGGACACTCACCTGCCCGGCGTGCGCGCCCGGCTTCCCGTGGCCTTGCCTCGGCGCCGATCCGAGCCCTGCGGGGCGGCGGGATTTTAATCACAACGAAATGTCTCGCCGGGGAGCTCCCGCCCGCCGCTCGGCGCGCCCAgtccccgcgccgcggaggcTCGGGGCCGCTcggggcgccgggagccgcggggcgctgccgcggggcgccggcacCGCCCGCCCTGCCGCGCCGGTGCgctcggcggcgcgggggcgcagccccgggccgggggcctCGGCGGTGCGGCGCCGGGATCGGCAGGCGACGCCGTGCTCGCTCGGTGCGTTACCGACCGGGAAGGCGGCGTGGAGGTTCCGCGGAGGCGCTGCCAGCCCATCACCGGCGGCCGAAACGAAAGGAAACGAAAGAAAACGAAAGAAAACGAAACGAGCCACCGAACGGCGCAGCAGAGcgctgccggcccggccccgcagcgccgcggcccggagctgcccgcccggcccggcccggcccggcccggcccgccggggcccggccgtcgcggcgctgcggggcccgATCCGGCGgcgcggctgccggcgcggcgcggcgcgggcggaggAGCGGGCGCGCGGAGGGGCGCAGCGGTGCGCGCCGGCTCTGTCGAGGCGCGGGCGGATCTGCGGGAGCAGCGGCGGGGGAGAGCGGCGGTGCGGCGGCACAGCGAGCGGGTCGGCCTAGTGTACGTGGCGGGGCCgagggcggccgccggcggggcgcgaGCCGGCGGAGGCCGATGGGGCCCCCTCGACGGCGGCAGCGCTGGGCgctggcggggcgggggcggccggtGGCTGCCCCGTGCTGCCGGCGCTCGGGCAGGGGCGGCGGGCCCGGGCCGCACGTGTTCGCCCCtcgcggggccgggccgagccgtCGGCGGGCCGGGGCCAGCGGGGcgcgcccggggcggggggtcCCTACCTACCTACGTGCTTAGCACTGGGAGGCGCGGTGGCGGCCGCGGCTCTCTCCAGGGTGCCCGACCCCGGCGCACGGTGCCCGCGCCCGCAGGCTCTgcccggccgggcgggcgccgggtcgggccggcggggcgctcTCCGGGGAAGCGGCCGCCCCGAGTGCGGCCTTAATACATTGCTATTTCTGGCCGGGCGGCCGGAGCCGGGCAGGGGGCCGGCTcagcctccccctccctccaatGGCGaggccgcccccggcccccggcccctccTCGCCGTGACGTGCCGGCCCGGGGCAGAGGAGGCTCTTGAGCCCTTGGCTGTCCCTGCAGAAGCTGTAACAAAACGCAGACCCCCAGCGCCGGGCTAATGGAGGCAACTTAGACAGGAGCAGGCGCGGCGCCTCGTCTCTCCGCGCTGCctgctccccccgccccgggcgcgGCGCTCCCCGCCGAGCCGCAGCCCgagcgccgccgggcccgcggcaCTGCCTGGCCGCTTGCGCTGCCCCGATGATGTTACCGAGCCCCGTCACCTCCACCCCCTTCTCTGTCAAAGACATCCTCaacctggagcagcagcaggatccGCACTATGCGGCCCAGCTCCCGCACCACCTGGACCACCACTTCCACCCCGCCGCCTGCCTGCTGGCGGCCGCCGACGGCGCCCGCTTCTCCGACGgcgaggaggaagaggaggaggagaagctcTCCTACCTGAGCCCCATGGCAGCGCCGGGCGGCCAGGCGGACGCGCGGATCTCCGCCGACAACTACGTGCACGCCGTGCTGCGCGGCTCCTGCGAGGCCCCCGGCCCGGGAGAGGAGCTGGACCCCGCGGCCCGCGACCCAAGTGAGTATtggccccgccgcgctccctaGCCGGGCCAGCCGCGCCGTCCCGGCCCGGCAGGCATCGCCGCCGTGACGGTCGGGCGCCCCGCGGAGCTCCGCTCCCGGCGCTGCTTTCGCTCTGCAGCCCGGTCCCCGCCGCCGCTGGCCGGCACGGACCGCGCTTCCCCGCCGCGGTCCCGGGCACCTCGAGCAGGGACTGGCACGTCGTGCGACGGCAACCGCCCTTCTCCGCGCTCCGCTCGTCGCGGCCCCGGGAAGCGCCGCCGCAGGGCCACGATCCGGAGCCGCCGGATCAGGCCCACGCTGCTCAACTTCTGGGGCAGAGAGCGAGGAGCGGGACGGCGCAGGCCTGacccgcgcccggcgcggcggggcttGCCGCGagagaggcggcggcggcggcggagcaggTGCCCGGGGCTTGGCCCCGCGGCACATAGCTCCGCAGCCGGCCCCGAGGCGCGGGGacgcgcccggccccgccgcccgaCCCAGCACCTCGCAAATACCGGCGGTGTCAGAGGCGGCCGGTGTCGGCGCCGCCTTCCTAGTTGCCCGACGGGCGCCCctgggcgcggggccgcggagctCCGCGGCGAGCacggcgcggggctcccgcccgccggcgcggcccgtcGGGAGCAGCAGCGGCCGGCGTCGGGGAGGTGCAGCCGTGACCTGTGCTCCCCCGTGCAGAGAGCTGCGTCCTGAAGAAGCCGCTGGAGGCGGCGGAGAAGCCGGAGGAGGCGGAGAGGCCGAAGCAGCGGAGCCGGAGGAAGCCGCGCGTCCTCTTCTCCCAGGCGCAGGTCTTCGAGCTGGAGCGGCGGTTCAAGCAGCAGCGTTACCTGTCGGCGCCGGAGCGGGAGCACCTGGCCAGCAGCCTCAAGCTCACCTCCACGCAGGTGAAGATCTGGTTCCAGAACCGGCGCTACAAGTGCAAGCGGCAGCGGCAGGACAAGTCGCTGGAGCtgggcggccccgcggccccgccgccgccgcgcagggtGGCCGTGCCCGTGCTCGTCCGCGACGGCAAGCCGTGCCTCGGCGGCTCGCAGGGCTACAGCTCCGCCTATAACGGGCCCTACTCCTACAACGGCTTCCCCGCGTACGGCTACGGCAACGCCGCCTCCTACAACCCCGGCTACGGCTGCACCTACCCGACAGGCACCGGCGGCGCCTCCATGCAGGCCGCctgcagcccggccgcggccgccggccccttCGTGAACGTGGGCGGCCTGGGGGGCttcggcggcggcgggcagccccTCCaccaggcggcggcggggccctcTTGCAGCCAGGGCGCACTGCAGGGCATCCGGGCCTGGTAGCCCGCAAGCACTGAGGGCCGGGAGCGGACAGGCGGGACGacccggcggctccgggccccATGGGCCGCCGAGCCCCATTACAACGCGCACAACGGCCCGGCTGCGCGCCGCGTAACCCGCGCCCTGGACTGCaggcgcggcggcagcggctcgcCGGGAGCTCGGCTCCTCCCGGGGCTCGCGGCGGGCGGAGCGgtgcggcgcggcacggcgcggagcggagcggagcggcgcggcagCACGGGGCAGCCCGAGCTCGGAGCgaagcgccgccgccgcacggAGCCCCCCGTGGTGCCGGACCGGGCGCGGCCGGAGCTGATCGCGCCACGCCACCGGCGCAGCtttgcttgttaaaaaaaaaaaaaaaaaaaaaaaaaaaaaaaaaaagccgacGGCAGGGCCGGGGGTCCCGCGGCTCCTCTATCTACTCTGTATCGGTTACTGCCAGCGCCAGCTCGCGGAGTCAGTCAATAAACCAGGTGCAATATCCGCCGCCCGCTCCTCCTTGGCCCAGCGGCGGCGAGgtcggcggcgcggcgcggcgcggcgcggcgctgcgctgcggcccggcccggcccggcccggcccggcccggcccggcggcgcggctcgCAGCGGCGTGCCCGCGGGCAGGGCGGCCCGGGCGGATTGTGAGCGTGCCAAGGGCGCTGAatggggccgcgccgcgcggagcGGCCCATTGTggccgccgggccggcgctGAAAGGAGCCGCCGCGGAAGGTAGCGGGAATAGGCGCTTATTGGATTCGGGAACAAAAGGTGTGGCAGGGAGGCGAGGGACAAAGGGGGCCCGGCGCCGAGATTGACGGGCCGCTTTGCCCCCCACTGAGGCCCAGGCCCGGCGCTTTATGCGCGGGGGCTGCAGAAACGTGCTGGGTTTTGTTCCCCTTTCTGTGAGCgcagggggagaggaggggggtCCGCGGGCCGCTGATTagggccggccgggccgggcaggctGAATGCCGGGGCATTATTGCTACATGTTCAGCCATTTCGCTCGGCTgcagggggagggggcagccgAGGCCCCCGAGCCGTgcgcccgccggccgcggggacgctgcccgcccgcccgccctggGCTGCACCGCCGCCGTGGGACGGGGAGCCGCGCCGGCCCTGGCACACAGGCGCTGCCCCCCGCGGGAGCGACGCAGGGCTGGACACATGCAGCTGCCTCCCCCGGCTCTCCCCGGGCTGTGGCTCACACAGGGGGTCGCAGGCGCTGTTGTGGCCTCCGGCGAGCAGGGTCCGGCGCGACCGGGCAGCGGCCCAGGGATCCCTCTGGCACCGCACGGCTCCCTGGCCGCGGTGCTGGAGCTCCTGAAGACGTTTGCAGCTGAGTATCCCGGAGGCCTCGGGGACGGAGACAGCCCATGGGCTCAGCATGCGCCCCCGTCCCCCATGGCCTGGCAGTGCCCCTGGCCCCACTGCAGCctcctgcttcccctccccacagGTGGTGCGTGACAGCCACTCTGCCTCAAGCCGAGGTCGAGGATTTGTAGCATGCTGttgcagaagcagcaggttACAACAGTTTGCTTTGTAAAATCAGCACTCAAGGTTTTACACTGTGCATTTCCTCTGTGCAAATTAAGTGCTCGTGGTTTGGGTTTGCTGTTTGAAAGGAACTGGAGAAAGCTTTTCAGTAGCAAAACCTAGGACTCAGGGCGAGCAGCCAGCCGTTACTCATCCCAGTCCCTCAGCCTGGCAGTGCACCCCGCTGTCCCTCAAGCTACCCCGAGGCTGGGAGGCTCAGTGGGGCCAGCCCTGGAAGAGGATGCGGCACACCCAGCCGATTGTTTGCTGGATGGCAGCAAGGTGTCGCGGGAGAGGAAGCCCAGGCTCCATTCTTGGCTTTCAGAGATGAGCAGTTAAAGCCCTGTGATCTCGTGGGTAGAAACAGAGTAGCCAAGAACAAAGATAGGCAATGTTCTCTCTTTGTAACCGCAATCAAATTCAGGAGATTTGTCTTTGCTATaggaaagaatttcattttcctctatGTTCTGCCAGACTGTCATTTGCAAAAACAGGACCTGTGACTTCATGCCTTGGTGTGTAAGCTGAAGGAATCATAACCACAGTGCAACCTTTTCCAAAATCAGGGTGTACTGTGAGAGGATCTCCCAGCTTAGCATATCCCCTCCAAGTATGTGGTTGCTGAGTAGAAACCCGCTTCATCCCCAGCTGTGCCCAGAGGCCCTGGACAAGACCAGAGCCCTGACGTGAGACATACTGCACATGTCCATGGTTGCAGACAGTCTCTGAAGCACAGACAGTTAAGCAGCAATCCCATGGTTGTGTTACACGATGCGATGCCAGGCAGCGCCAACATTTTCAGGCACCGGTGGTACCAAGCATTGCTCTATGCACATGTTTAGTCTTGTGCTCTTGTGCTCACCCCACTCCTGCTTGGTGGCACCCATGTGCACTCCCCACTCCTGCTCTCTCCATCCAAGGGCTGGCgcagaactgctgctgctcatcCAGGGCCTGGGGGATGCTGAGAGAGCCTCGCTGAAGTCTGATGTGGCACAGTAGGGGAGTTTCTGGATGTCCACCATAGTGAGCCCCTCTCCTGGGACAGATCCCAGCTGTCCTGGCAAGATCAGACTTGAGGGAGGGCAGGGGATTAGTGGGAGGGACCCCTCTGCAGACTCTTTTGCCCAAAGCCCCAGAgctgatgggaaggacagagGAGCCAAGAAAGATCTCGCGATGCTGGGGAGCCTGTTGAGCTCTGTGGCGGAAATGAGGCTCTCCAAAGAGGAGGAACAGCCGAGAGAGGCTAGTGGGAGGGAGATGGTGGGAGATCACAGATTGGACAAGCTGCCCAGGGAGGAGAGACACAATGGAGGGAAGTTACTGCGTGGCCAAGTGGGAGGCAGCACCCGCCTGTGACGCACCCCGTCCCCCGGCGCCCAGCGGTGACGTGTCACGCTCACGGTTGTACGCAAGGGAGCGCTTTTGGTGAGGGGCAGGAAGGCATTTGTGGAACTCACTACTGCATGATCTCTCCGTGGTGGGTGACGTGGCTGGAGGAACAGGGCGGCAGGCCAGGGAAAGAGGGATGGAGAGAGCCATGGTCAAGGGGCAGAGGTCGTGCGTTGTTTCTTCCTGATCAAACAGAGGGATTTACCGCTGTTTGGGAGCTAGAGAGGGAAGGCAACGATTGATTTCGAACAGGGCCTGGACTGGTCTAAAAGAACGTGCTGACTTAAAGCAAAGGAGGGATGGAGCAGAGGGGAGCAGCTCTTAGAGGAGGAGAGGGCAGTTCCATCCCCTGGAGCTACCGGGCCTCTGATTCACTTTGTGCACAGGCtcaaattccatttttcattcAGGTTTCCTTGCTGAGGAAGAGCCCATAAGCAAAACTCATCTCTATCCAGCAGTCTCCAGTGATTCCCAGGGAGGGTTTATTCAAATCCAAGTACTACCTGTTTTTCCATGGATTCTCTGTCCCGTTCAGGATCAGACAGGAAAACTGTTCCCTCTGGAGAACCCTGGATATGCTCTggtttcctctccttcctgacatctttttccatttctccttttcaccCACTTCAGTCATCTCCCCTTATGCTCTTCATCCTTCTCTATCCACCTGCTGGCATCAACAAGGAAATTTGGCACGCTGATCAGCATCACCGTTGTGTCTGGAATAAGATTCACGGGGGCCAGAGAGCTGACTCCTTTCAGAGGCGCTGATGGTGGCTGCCTGCAGACTCAGGCAGAGCTCACCGCATCCTGGCTCCATCTACAGCACTGGTACAGCTACAGTGGTCTCTGGGCCTGGTGGCCCGGCTGTGTGATGTGATGGTGTTGGGCTGCTCCCACTTTGTCTCAGAGCTGGGGCAGCTCCTCTCGCCTGCCATAAAAGCGAAGTGTGAGTGCAGCGTTCCCATGGGACATCAACCAACCCGCTCACTCTCCCTTCTGCCTCTCATGTAAGGGCAGAGTGAGGGTGCAAGAGAAAGCAGGAGCCACAGTCACAGCATGGCAGACAGTCAGGGGCAGGGACAAGGCTTTCCCATGGGCCGTGCAGTAGGAGCACTTGCTCTGCAGCACTTCTGCCAGGAGCACATgctgcagctgcccctggctgcGGGCAGAGAGCTCCAGAAGCTGCTTGGCCACCAGGGACTTTGCAGGAGCCTCTGTCATGTGCTCTATG
Coding sequences within:
- the NKX2-3 gene encoding homeobox protein Nkx-2.3, whose translation is MMLPSPVTSTPFSVKDILNLEQQQDPHYAAQLPHHLDHHFHPAACLLAAADGARFSDGEEEEEEEKLSYLSPMAAPGGQADARISADNYVHAVLRGSCEAPGPGEELDPAARDPKSCVLKKPLEAAEKPEEAERPKQRSRRKPRVLFSQAQVFELERRFKQQRYLSAPEREHLASSLKLTSTQVKIWFQNRRYKCKRQRQDKSLELGGPAAPPPPRRVAVPVLVRDGKPCLGGSQGYSSAYNGPYSYNGFPAYGYGNAASYNPGYGCTYPTGTGGASMQAACSPAAAAGPFVNVGGLGGFGGGGQPLHQAAAGPSCSQGALQGIRAW